A section of the Chryseobacterium scophthalmum genome encodes:
- a CDS encoding PLP-dependent aminotransferase family protein has protein sequence MLRDWKFQIELNSHSEKSIYMQIADAIMNDIHSGRLKAGDALPGSRNLAQLLKVNRNTIVEALNVLLNEGWLISKERKGTFVADILPSQHQNSQHQKTDEASNLKSKNYFRIQFDDGYPDSKIAPIEELARAYRQIFNRKAKWQMMGYGDELGDIEFRKTIAQMLNHQRAMQTNEEQICITRGSQMAMYLTAQCLLQEGDFVMIENPGYKPAWKTFENAGAKLLPVNIDKDGLIIEDVIHYLNKNKRIKAIYITPHRQYPTTVTLSLKRRLELIKLSNEYGFTIIEDDYDNEFHFGYRPILPLSSLQELKNYVYIGTMSKVVAPALRIGYLVCNNHSFIEKIGDLRKIIDVQGDNIMEQAVLQLIKDGTVKRHIKKATNYYKNKRDSVAELLNQHLKNKADYNIPEGGLAFWISPKKEVDWSEISENLKSKGIKIIPPDNYSFDKSVNGIRLGYGSLSEKELEESIIALSQFL, from the coding sequence ATGTTACGAGATTGGAAATTTCAAATAGAACTGAACAGCCATTCAGAAAAATCAATTTATATGCAAATAGCCGATGCAATTATGAATGACATTCATTCCGGAAGGCTGAAAGCAGGAGATGCTTTACCAGGAAGCCGAAATCTTGCACAGCTTTTAAAAGTCAACAGAAACACCATTGTAGAAGCATTAAATGTTTTACTGAATGAAGGCTGGCTGATCTCTAAAGAAAGAAAAGGAACTTTTGTTGCCGATATTTTACCTTCTCAACATCAAAACAGTCAACATCAAAAAACAGATGAAGCATCTAATTTGAAAAGTAAAAATTATTTTAGAATTCAGTTTGATGACGGTTATCCCGATAGTAAAATTGCTCCGATTGAAGAACTCGCAAGAGCGTACCGACAGATTTTCAACAGAAAAGCGAAATGGCAAATGATGGGTTATGGTGATGAATTGGGCGATATAGAATTCAGAAAAACAATTGCGCAAATGCTTAATCATCAAAGAGCAATGCAGACCAATGAAGAGCAAATCTGCATTACAAGAGGCAGTCAAATGGCGATGTATTTAACGGCACAATGTCTTTTACAGGAAGGAGATTTTGTGATGATAGAAAATCCTGGATATAAACCAGCCTGGAAAACTTTCGAAAACGCCGGAGCAAAACTTTTACCTGTAAATATCGACAAAGACGGTTTGATCATCGAAGATGTCATTCATTATTTAAATAAAAATAAAAGAATAAAAGCCATTTATATCACTCCGCATCGGCAATATCCTACAACGGTTACTTTAAGCTTAAAAAGACGTTTAGAATTGATAAAACTTTCCAACGAATATGGTTTTACAATTATTGAAGATGATTATGATAATGAATTTCATTTTGGGTATCGTCCTATTTTACCTTTATCAAGTTTACAGGAACTTAAAAATTATGTTTACATCGGAACGATGAGTAAAGTGGTTGCACCTGCTTTAAGAATTGGATATTTGGTTTGTAACAATCATTCATTTATCGAAAAAATAGGAGATTTAAGAAAAATAATTGATGTACAGGGCGACAATATTATGGAACAGGCTGTTTTGCAATTAATAAAAGACGGAACGGTAAAAAGGCACATCAAGAAAGCAACAAATTATTATAAAAATAAACGGGATTCTGTTGCTGAATTATTAAACCAACATCTTAAAAATAAAGCAGATTATAACATTCCTGAAGGTGGATTAGCTTTCTGGATAAGTCCTAAAAAAGAGGTTGATTGGTCTGAAATTTCCGAAAATTTAAAATCTAAAGGCATAAAAATTATTCCGCCTGATAATTACAGTTTCGATAAATCTGTCAATGGAATTAGGCTGGGTTACGGTTCTCTATCAGAAAAGGAATTGGAAGAAAGCATTATTGCTTTAAGCCAGTTTTTGTAG
- a CDS encoding retropepsin-like aspartic protease, translating into MSKYIFFVLLFLTITASAQGKRFFENGEAELKNPVEKINLTYTNELPFVKVNINGKIYQFLFDSGAPTVISTAIYNELNLKKKHRSKVTDSKKNKQEQIFTVVPEIKVDQIIFKNIGAIVMDLKGIEFECFKIDGIIGANQMAKLFWRISYSENSIEATKDLVNFSKEGYETVFSFIPKPQKTPVIKANILDEKIDLTFDTGFTGTVRISNKEYDPKNTKVKFVETYGTSSVGAFGAGKPESSYYFKPNEVLLDEQKFEEEIVSTGSSSLLGNEFLKKFRFIMDWKNNKIYLNKIKNYPSKLESFGFGYRFIDHKAKVVLLFNGSDVPLKLDDEILSLNNINLENLDQESVCKYLQDRIEKDLNSITIKVKREGKVLDYMIAKKEYLK; encoded by the coding sequence ATGAGTAAATATATATTCTTTGTTTTACTATTTCTTACGATCACAGCTTCAGCACAAGGAAAAAGATTTTTTGAAAATGGTGAGGCCGAATTAAAAAATCCTGTTGAAAAAATTAATCTGACTTATACTAATGAATTGCCTTTTGTTAAGGTAAATATCAATGGGAAAATCTATCAGTTTCTTTTTGATTCTGGTGCTCCTACAGTAATTTCAACGGCAATTTATAATGAGCTTAATCTTAAGAAAAAACATCGCAGTAAAGTCACAGATTCCAAAAAAAATAAGCAGGAACAAATCTTTACAGTAGTTCCGGAAATAAAAGTTGATCAAATTATCTTCAAAAATATTGGAGCTATTGTGATGGATCTAAAAGGAATTGAGTTTGAATGTTTTAAAATTGACGGTATTATCGGAGCCAATCAGATGGCAAAACTTTTCTGGAGAATCAGTTATTCAGAAAACTCAATAGAAGCGACTAAAGACTTGGTAAATTTTTCTAAAGAAGGCTACGAAACCGTATTTTCATTTATTCCAAAACCTCAGAAAACACCTGTAATAAAAGCTAATATTTTAGATGAAAAGATAGACCTTACTTTTGATACAGGATTTACAGGGACGGTGAGAATTTCTAACAAAGAATATGATCCCAAAAACACTAAAGTAAAGTTTGTTGAAACTTATGGCACATCTTCTGTTGGAGCATTTGGAGCCGGGAAGCCGGAAAGTTCTTATTATTTTAAACCAAACGAAGTGCTTTTGGATGAACAAAAATTTGAAGAGGAAATTGTGTCTACCGGATCATCAAGTCTTCTTGGAAACGAATTTCTGAAAAAGTTCAGATTTATAATGGATTGGAAAAACAATAAAATCTATTTAAATAAAATTAAAAATTATCCTTCAAAATTAGAATCTTTTGGTTTTGGATATCGTTTTATAGATCATAAAGCAAAAGTAGTATTGCTTTTTAACGGAAGTGATGTTCCTCTAAAACTTGACGACGAAATTTTGAGCCTGAACAATATAAACTTAGAAAATCTTGACCAGGAATCTGTTTGTAAATATCTGCAAGACCGTATAGAAAAAGACCTTAATTCTATCACCATTAAAGTGAAAAGAGAAGGGAAGGTTTTAGATTATATGATTGCTAAAAAAGAATATTTGAAATAA
- a CDS encoding DUF4041 domain-containing protein encodes MEIILIVILAVLAVYFYTRAKKLKNEIKNKDLKINDLTRIINQFQSEILKYQTENSSLKTNLQSAKKDLSYIQITNRELKDKIAELSKYQNIIDVKIECEYLLKKAQKDYEKLRERGNLELSEAEKNAKESRRSIKELTEKKQREIELLYENAVRESKRIIDNAENKAETIGGDAYRSLREADEIASRIQAMKNVIKGYGNEYLVPSYTLLDELAEDFGHKDAGENLKKLRQNNKMMIINRQAGICEYMDNERQKTAVDFVIDAYNGKVDSILSTVRKDNYGILKQKIEDAFQLVNFNGKAFRNARISEIYHQARLEELKWAVVAQELRAAELEEQRQIREQIREEEKARKEFEKAIKDAEKEEQTLKRLIEKAEAQVSRANEEQKALFQQKLEELQGKLEQAEEKNQRAISMAQQTKTGNVYVISNIGSFGEHVYKIGMTRRLEPLDRVRELGDASVPFEFDVHAMIYSEDAPALERQLHKKFLKNQLNKINPRKEFFRLDLSDLKNHIETIGINCKWTLLAEAKQYRETLKLEEEMKTDKTLEAEWEQYQKIANPVSYEEVIEEI; translated from the coding sequence ATGGAAATTATTCTCATTGTAATTTTAGCTGTCTTGGCTGTCTATTTCTATACACGAGCTAAAAAACTAAAGAACGAAATTAAAAATAAGGATCTTAAAATTAATGATTTAACAAGGATTATTAATCAGTTTCAATCTGAAATATTAAAATATCAGACAGAAAATAGTTCTTTAAAAACAAATCTTCAGTCTGCAAAAAAAGACTTGTCTTATATTCAGATTACCAATCGGGAATTAAAAGATAAAATTGCAGAACTGAGCAAATATCAAAACATTATTGATGTAAAAATTGAATGTGAATATTTGCTTAAAAAAGCGCAAAAAGACTACGAAAAGCTGAGAGAAAGAGGTAATCTGGAATTATCTGAAGCTGAGAAAAATGCTAAAGAATCCCGAAGAAGCATCAAAGAACTTACTGAAAAGAAACAGAGAGAAATCGAACTTTTATATGAAAACGCTGTAAGAGAATCTAAAAGAATCATCGATAATGCTGAAAACAAAGCAGAAACTATTGGCGGAGATGCTTACCGAAGTCTAAGAGAAGCTGATGAAATTGCAAGCAGAATTCAGGCCATGAAAAACGTTATTAAAGGCTACGGAAATGAATATCTTGTGCCGAGTTACACTCTTTTAGATGAGCTTGCTGAAGATTTTGGCCATAAAGATGCAGGTGAAAATCTTAAAAAGCTCCGTCAGAATAATAAAATGATGATCATCAACCGACAAGCTGGAATCTGTGAGTATATGGATAACGAAAGACAAAAAACAGCCGTGGATTTTGTAATAGACGCTTACAACGGAAAAGTAGATTCTATTTTGTCAACCGTAAGAAAAGATAATTACGGAATTTTAAAACAGAAAATTGAGGATGCTTTTCAGTTGGTTAATTTTAATGGAAAAGCTTTCCGTAATGCAAGAATTTCAGAGATTTATCATCAGGCAAGACTTGAAGAGCTAAAATGGGCAGTTGTAGCACAGGAATTACGGGCGGCTGAACTTGAAGAGCAACGACAGATTCGTGAACAGATCCGTGAAGAAGAAAAAGCCCGAAAAGAATTTGAAAAAGCAATAAAAGATGCCGAAAAAGAAGAGCAAACTTTAAAAAGGCTGATTGAAAAAGCCGAAGCTCAAGTTTCGAGAGCCAATGAAGAACAAAAAGCTCTTTTTCAGCAAAAATTAGAAGAACTGCAAGGAAAACTCGAACAGGCAGAAGAAAAGAACCAAAGAGCCATCTCTATGGCGCAACAGACCAAAACCGGAAATGTGTATGTTATTTCAAACATCGGTTCGTTTGGAGAACATGTTTATAAAATCGGGATGACGAGACGTTTAGAGCCTTTAGACCGGGTTCGTGAATTGGGTGATGCAAGTGTTCCTTTTGAATTTGATGTGCATGCAATGATTTATTCGGAGGACGCTCCCGCTTTGGAACGACAACTTCACAAGAAATTTCTTAAAAATCAGCTCAATAAAATTAATCCAAGAAAAGAGTTTTTCAGACTCGATTTAAGCGATTTGAAAAATCATATTGAAACAATCGGAATCAATTGTAAATGGACGCTTTTGGCTGAAGCAAAACAATACAGAGAGACATTAAAACTTGAAGAGGAAATGAAAACCGATAAAACTCTGGAAGCCGAATGGGAACAATATCAGAAAATAGCAAATCCCGTGAGTTATGAAGAAGTCATCGAAGAAATTTAA
- a CDS encoding site-specific integrase — protein sequence MLEKSFGSTFFLKSPSKKKVTYRTIYLRVTVDGISKEISTMMRWELDRWNQKNERASGSKEDARSLNYFLDSIILRITKLRTELHNSGQFTTAQRIINHIKGKDLSRVRVLEEFQNHNDEMKQLVDTKEFAIGTYKRYVTARSHVEEFIKHRYQLEDIEFRELDYTFVTEYEFYLKTVRKCSNNTTLKYIANFKKIVLRAIAKEIITKDPFKLFKSKKTKLDKKPLSTYELDVLENKIFSTKRLTAIRDIFIFQCYTGLAYIDVKQLSYKDIKMEIDGSMWIMSKRQKTKSSTNIPILKNAIEIMKKYKDDPICKEYNLVLPVKSNQKMNEYLKEIAILCGIEGDLNTHRARRTFGSTITLKNGVPINVVKEMMGHHSVTQTEQYALTTQEMINSEMLKLKQKLDKHDEIVPDMGSISQSLTEEDLRIIKDFESVKSKILKMQ from the coding sequence ATGTTAGAGAAAAGTTTTGGCAGTACCTTTTTTTTAAAGTCGCCAAGTAAGAAGAAAGTAACCTATAGAACAATCTATTTAAGAGTTACAGTCGACGGAATCTCAAAAGAGATTTCAACCATGATGAGATGGGAACTGGACCGGTGGAATCAAAAAAATGAAAGAGCTAGCGGTAGTAAGGAGGATGCAAGATCACTTAATTATTTTTTAGATTCTATTATTTTGAGAATCACGAAATTGCGAACTGAACTGCATAACAGTGGTCAGTTTACCACTGCACAAAGAATAATTAATCATATCAAGGGTAAAGATCTTTCCAGGGTAAGGGTTTTAGAAGAATTTCAAAATCACAACGATGAAATGAAACAGTTGGTTGACACCAAGGAATTCGCAATCGGAACTTACAAAAGATATGTCACTGCGAGATCTCATGTAGAAGAATTCATCAAGCATCGCTATCAACTTGAAGATATAGAATTTAGAGAGCTCGATTATACTTTTGTTACAGAATATGAATTTTATTTAAAAACTGTAAGAAAATGCTCCAATAATACGACGCTAAAGTATATTGCCAATTTCAAGAAGATTGTTCTCCGAGCAATAGCAAAGGAAATCATTACAAAAGATCCTTTCAAATTATTTAAGTCCAAAAAAACAAAATTGGATAAAAAACCTTTGAGCACATATGAATTGGATGTACTGGAAAATAAAATATTTTCAACTAAGCGCTTAACAGCGATCAGAGATATTTTTATTTTCCAGTGTTACACTGGTTTGGCATACATAGATGTTAAGCAACTCTCTTATAAAGATATCAAAATGGAAATTGATGGCAGTATGTGGATTATGTCGAAACGGCAAAAAACTAAATCCTCCACAAATATTCCAATATTAAAAAATGCTATTGAAATAATGAAAAAGTACAAAGATGATCCTATTTGTAAAGAATATAATCTAGTGCTGCCTGTAAAATCAAATCAAAAGATGAATGAATATTTGAAAGAGATTGCGATTTTATGCGGAATAGAAGGTGACTTAAACACCCATAGAGCTAGAAGAACATTCGGTAGCACAATTACCCTGAAAAACGGTGTGCCGATAAATGTTGTTAAGGAAATGATGGGGCATCATTCTGTTACTCAAACTGAGCAATACGCATTAACAACTCAGGAAATGATCAATAGTGAAATGTTGAAACTCAAGCAGAAGTTGGATAAACATGATGAGATAGTACCAGATATGGGAAGCATTTCTCAAAGCCTTACCGAAGAGGATCTTAGGATCATAAAAGATTTTGAATCGGTGAAAAGTAAGATTTTGAAGATGCAATGA
- a CDS encoding DNA-binding protein: MENITNADLKVLKIEIINEFKRIVTEEIFRYSSAENEFEWLRSKSIRKIMNIAPATLQNLRISEKIRFKKVMGSYYYNKKDLYKLFESE, encoded by the coding sequence ATGGAAAATATTACAAATGCAGATCTAAAGGTTTTAAAAATCGAAATTATCAATGAATTTAAAAGAATTGTAACTGAAGAGATCTTTAGGTATTCTTCTGCTGAAAATGAGTTCGAATGGCTGCGAAGTAAGTCAATAAGGAAAATTATGAATATTGCTCCAGCGACTTTACAAAACCTGCGTATTAGTGAGAAAATTAGGTTTAAAAAAGTTATGGGCTCTTACTATTACAACAAAAAAGATCTTTATAAATTATTTGAATCTGAATAA
- a CDS encoding Dyp-type peroxidase: MAFDFIKRFFNPEKVEIALNDIQSLILRSRPIPYYGTVALIEIKEASAGKRLIKAMLPLITSAENWHQNLSASVFMSFTYKGLQALGLPENSLSSFPESFKQGMAARSAYLYDLGDNNPKNWERSFLHSNIHITAAIIAGSEDEWQQKLKEFKDTFGSDPHIRLIESLDFGATEEMKNVFGFRDGISNPEIEGSGIDIPPGYDKPIKAGEFILGYPGESGIIKPFPQPEVLGKNGSFLIFRKYQSQVAEFNKFIKDNSSTPEEGELLAAKLVGRWRSGAPLVLSPEKDDPDLGANAHKNNDFSYKDDQLGKKCPFGAHARRMNPRDGKSFILEDERLHRIIRRAVSFGDIVPPEVTRNDGKERGQFFIGISADAMGTLEFLQKQWANNGNSVNLGDEKDPVIGVQKDGVFTCPADPLVKRYHNLQTFNIVKGGEYCFIPSLSALKWMSELD; the protein is encoded by the coding sequence ATGGCATTTGACTTTATAAAAAGGTTTTTCAATCCCGAAAAGGTTGAAATAGCCCTAAACGATATACAGTCGCTCATTCTTCGAAGCAGGCCGATTCCTTACTATGGTACAGTAGCCTTGATTGAGATCAAAGAGGCCTCAGCAGGAAAACGGTTAATAAAGGCCATGTTGCCTTTAATTACCTCAGCAGAGAACTGGCACCAGAATTTGTCGGCTTCTGTGTTTATGTCTTTTACCTATAAAGGGTTACAGGCATTAGGCTTACCTGAAAATTCTTTGAGCTCATTTCCTGAGTCTTTTAAACAGGGTATGGCTGCTCGCTCAGCGTATCTCTATGATCTTGGTGATAATAATCCAAAAAACTGGGAACGTAGTTTCTTGCACAGTAACATCCACATTACAGCGGCAATTATTGCAGGCAGTGAAGATGAATGGCAGCAAAAACTAAAAGAATTTAAGGACACTTTTGGAAGTGATCCACATATTCGCTTAATAGAAAGTCTGGATTTTGGTGCCACAGAAGAAATGAAAAATGTGTTTGGTTTCAGGGATGGGATCAGCAATCCAGAAATAGAGGGAAGCGGTATTGATATCCCTCCGGGATATGATAAACCGATTAAAGCGGGCGAATTTATATTGGGATATCCGGGTGAATCAGGGATTATAAAACCCTTTCCACAACCGGAAGTATTGGGCAAAAATGGATCATTTCTTATTTTTCGGAAATACCAGAGTCAGGTAGCTGAATTCAATAAATTTATCAAAGATAATAGCAGCACGCCGGAAGAAGGAGAGTTACTGGCTGCTAAATTGGTAGGCCGCTGGCGAAGTGGCGCTCCATTGGTACTTAGTCCGGAAAAAGATGATCCAGATCTGGGTGCTAACGCGCATAAAAATAATGATTTCTCTTATAAAGATGATCAGCTGGGAAAGAAGTGTCCGTTTGGTGCACATGCAAGGCGAATGAATCCACGTGATGGTAAAAGTTTTATCCTAGAAGACGAACGTTTGCACCGTATTATTCGAAGGGCGGTATCTTTTGGTGATATCGTACCTCCGGAAGTAACCCGAAATGACGGCAAGGAGCGCGGTCAATTTTTTATTGGCATCAGTGCTGACGCGATGGGGACACTTGAATTTCTTCAGAAACAATGGGCTAATAATGGGAACTCAGTAAATTTAGGTGATGAAAAAGATCCAGTGATAGGCGTACAGAAAGATGGAGTATTTACTTGTCCCGCGGATCCGTTAGTGAAAAGATATCATAACCTACAAACCTTTAATATAGTAAAAGGGGGCGAATATTGTTTTATCCCTAGTCTTTCAGCTCTTAAATGGATGAGTGAGTTAGATTAA